Proteins from a genomic interval of Aquila chrysaetos chrysaetos chromosome 20, bAquChr1.4, whole genome shotgun sequence:
- the GNL3 gene encoding guanine nucleotide-binding protein-like 3 isoform X2 translates to MKRPKLKKASKRLTCHKRYKIQKKIREHHRKVRKEAKKRGRKKPKKDPGVPSAAPFKEELLREAEQRKQRLEELKQKQKLNRQKEHEKKRKLEAKKNAAKVKEKAEGKESSGKSKAKTNKLLDKNSKKSFCRELKKVIEASDVVLEVLDARDPMGCRCPQLEQAVTCSGGDKKLLLVLNKIDLVPKENLEKWLHYLKKEFPTVAFKSATLMKDRTMQEQFKKRRARVDLSRTTECFGSKCLLKLLQQHGKTQNKAIQVGVVGFPNVGKSSIINSLKGVRACNVGLARGVTKSMQIVHIDKQTKMLDSPSIIADPSNSALALALRSIIDTEESDSADVLEGVDAILNHCSKQQVMMHYSIPDFKNTEEFLTLLAQKRGMLKKGGVPDIENIAKLLLCDWTGAKISYHSQPPVSQRPPPYLTEDKIAEMQECWNLKNLEEENTTTVQALKYPSPASSIIFQSPGMANGTIEENKVIEEASEWENLETGKKGEEEEEEEDFTESEDDQDDAEEEEKDETKVQVTRKAKLGKQQTSPTNSEKQIAESEHSNSLSLSLDKTADEDDAYDFNTDYV, encoded by the exons ATGAAGCGGCCCA agctgaagaaagcCAGCAAGAGGCTGACCTGCCACAAGCGCTACAAGATCCAGAAGAAG ATCAGAGAACACCACCGAAAAGTCAGGAAGGAGGCCAAAAAACGTGGACGCAAAAAGCCCAAGAAAGATCCCGGTGTTCCCAGTGCTGCACCATTTAAGGAAGAGCTTCTACGGGAAGCAGagcaaagaaagcagagg CTTGAAGaactaaaacaaaagcagaagctcaacagacagaaagaacatgaaaagaagaggaagcttGAAGCTAAAAAGAATGCAGCTAAAGtcaaggaaaaagcagagggaaag GAATCCTCTGGCAAATCTAAAGCAAAGACTAACAAACTGCTCgataaaaattcaaagaaatcatTCTGCAGGGAGCTCAAGAAG GTAATTGAGGCCTCAGATGTGGTTCTAGAGGTTTTAGATGCAAGAGATCCAATGGGCTGCCGGTGTCCTCAACTGGAGCAAGCTGTAACTTGCTCTGGAGGAGACAAAAAGCTGCTGTTGGTTCTGAACAAAATTG atttagTGCCAAAGGAGAACTTAGAGAAATGGTTGCATTATTTGAAGAAGGAGTTTCCAACGGTTGCTTTTAAATCAGCAACGCTGATGAAGGACAGGACTATG CAGGAACAGTTCAAAAAAAGACGTGCACGTGTTGACTTATCAAGAACCACAGAATGTTTTGGAAGCAAATGCCTTTTGAAACTTCTTCAACAGCACGGGAAGACTCAAAACAAAGCCATTCAGGTTGGGGTAGTAG GTTTCCCTAATGTGGGAAAGAGCAGCATAATCAACAGTCTTAAAGGAGTTCGTGCCTGCAATGTTGGCCTAGCAAGAGGTGTTACCAA GTCCATGCAAATTGTGCACATTGATAAACAGACAAAGATGTTAGACAGTCCAAGTATAATTGCAGATCCTTCCAACAGTGCACTGGCACTGGCCTTGAGAAGTATCATAGACACTGAAGAATCAGACTCAGCAGATGTGCTTGAAGGAGTAGATGCCATTCTAAATCACTGCAGTAAACAGCAG GTAATGATGCACTATAGTATCCCAGATTTCAAGAACACTGAAGAGTTTTTGACTTTACTTGCTCAGAAAAGGGGTATGCTGAAAAAGGGAGGTGTTCCTGACATAGAGAATATAGCTAAGTTACTACTTTGTGACTGGACAGG agCTAAAATAAGCTACCACTCACAACCTCCAGTATCTCAGAGACCGCCACCATATcttacagaagacaaaatagCTGAAATGCAGGAGTGTTGGAATTTAAAGAAcctagaagaagaaaacaccacCACTGTTCAAG ctttaaAATACCCCAGTCCAGCAAGCAGCATCATTTTCCAGTCACCTGGTATGGCAAATGGGACaatagaggaaaataaagtgatAGAGGAAGCATCAGAGTGGGAAAACTTGGAAACAGGCaagaagggggaggaagaagaagaagaggaggattTCACAGAAAGTGAGGATGATCAAGATGatgcagaagaagaagaaaaagat GAAACCAAAGTTCAGGTCACCAGGAAAGCAAAGCTtggaaaacaacaaacaagccctacaaattcagaaaagcagatagCAG aaagtGAACATTCCAATTCACTATCACTCAGCTTGGATAAGACAGCAGATGAAGATGATGCCTATGATTTTAATACAGACTATGTGTAA
- the GNL3 gene encoding guanine nucleotide-binding protein-like 3 isoform X1 has product MKRPKLKKASKRLTCHKRYKIQKKIREHHRKVRKEAKKRGRKKPKKDPGVPSAAPFKEELLREAEQRKQRLEELKQKQKLNRQKEHEKKRKLEAKKNAAKVKEKAEGKESSGKSKAKTNKLLDKNSKKSFCRELKKVIEASDVVLEVLDARDPMGCRCPQLEQAVTCSGGDKKLLLVLNKIDLVPKENLEKWLHYLKKEFPTVAFKSATLMKDRTMQEQFKKRRARVDLSRTTECFGSKCLLKLLQQHGKTQNKAIQVGVVGFPNVGKSSIINSLKGVRACNVGLARGVTKSMQIVHIDKQTKMLDSPSIIADPSNSALALALRSIIDTEESDSADVLEGVDAILNHCSKQQVMMHYSIPDFKNTEEFLTLLAQKRGMLKKGGVPDIENIAKLLLCDWTGAKISYHSQPPVSQRPPPYLTEDKIAEMQECWNLKNLEEENTTTVQALKYPSPASSIIFQSPGMANGTIEENKVIEEASEWENLETGKKGEEEEEEEDFTESEDDQDDAEEEEKDVKEETKVQVTRKAKLGKQQTSPTNSEKQIAESEHSNSLSLSLDKTADEDDAYDFNTDYV; this is encoded by the exons ATGAAGCGGCCCA agctgaagaaagcCAGCAAGAGGCTGACCTGCCACAAGCGCTACAAGATCCAGAAGAAG ATCAGAGAACACCACCGAAAAGTCAGGAAGGAGGCCAAAAAACGTGGACGCAAAAAGCCCAAGAAAGATCCCGGTGTTCCCAGTGCTGCACCATTTAAGGAAGAGCTTCTACGGGAAGCAGagcaaagaaagcagagg CTTGAAGaactaaaacaaaagcagaagctcaacagacagaaagaacatgaaaagaagaggaagcttGAAGCTAAAAAGAATGCAGCTAAAGtcaaggaaaaagcagagggaaag GAATCCTCTGGCAAATCTAAAGCAAAGACTAACAAACTGCTCgataaaaattcaaagaaatcatTCTGCAGGGAGCTCAAGAAG GTAATTGAGGCCTCAGATGTGGTTCTAGAGGTTTTAGATGCAAGAGATCCAATGGGCTGCCGGTGTCCTCAACTGGAGCAAGCTGTAACTTGCTCTGGAGGAGACAAAAAGCTGCTGTTGGTTCTGAACAAAATTG atttagTGCCAAAGGAGAACTTAGAGAAATGGTTGCATTATTTGAAGAAGGAGTTTCCAACGGTTGCTTTTAAATCAGCAACGCTGATGAAGGACAGGACTATG CAGGAACAGTTCAAAAAAAGACGTGCACGTGTTGACTTATCAAGAACCACAGAATGTTTTGGAAGCAAATGCCTTTTGAAACTTCTTCAACAGCACGGGAAGACTCAAAACAAAGCCATTCAGGTTGGGGTAGTAG GTTTCCCTAATGTGGGAAAGAGCAGCATAATCAACAGTCTTAAAGGAGTTCGTGCCTGCAATGTTGGCCTAGCAAGAGGTGTTACCAA GTCCATGCAAATTGTGCACATTGATAAACAGACAAAGATGTTAGACAGTCCAAGTATAATTGCAGATCCTTCCAACAGTGCACTGGCACTGGCCTTGAGAAGTATCATAGACACTGAAGAATCAGACTCAGCAGATGTGCTTGAAGGAGTAGATGCCATTCTAAATCACTGCAGTAAACAGCAG GTAATGATGCACTATAGTATCCCAGATTTCAAGAACACTGAAGAGTTTTTGACTTTACTTGCTCAGAAAAGGGGTATGCTGAAAAAGGGAGGTGTTCCTGACATAGAGAATATAGCTAAGTTACTACTTTGTGACTGGACAGG agCTAAAATAAGCTACCACTCACAACCTCCAGTATCTCAGAGACCGCCACCATATcttacagaagacaaaatagCTGAAATGCAGGAGTGTTGGAATTTAAAGAAcctagaagaagaaaacaccacCACTGTTCAAG ctttaaAATACCCCAGTCCAGCAAGCAGCATCATTTTCCAGTCACCTGGTATGGCAAATGGGACaatagaggaaaataaagtgatAGAGGAAGCATCAGAGTGGGAAAACTTGGAAACAGGCaagaagggggaggaagaagaagaagaggaggattTCACAGAAAGTGAGGATGATCAAGATGatgcagaagaagaagaaaaagatgtcaAAGAG GAAACCAAAGTTCAGGTCACCAGGAAAGCAAAGCTtggaaaacaacaaacaagccctacaaattcagaaaagcagatagCAG aaagtGAACATTCCAATTCACTATCACTCAGCTTGGATAAGACAGCAGATGAAGATGATGCCTATGATTTTAATACAGACTATGTGTAA